Proteins encoded by one window of Cylindrospermum stagnale PCC 7417:
- a CDS encoding Npun_R2821/Npun_R2822 family protein has protein sequence MIDGIYTLANDVVYDQLVALLNSIEANAGREIPVCIIPYNDSLDKVRAEIASRDNVTLFEDATSIARWEEFGSRIWNAHPRALKLWQEYGLPANYRIERHRKLCCLDGPFDKFIFFDGDTLLMKSLDDVYQKLEKYDWVTNDFQYKSDLNYIFDWTEDKLGEIFTKKNISNSIFCSGWFASKKHIFDDATLANLLEKLEAGEADVLAWADSDQTVINYLVLRSGISYYNYAYNGESTGCHWASQFDVVDNILYDQGEPITYIHYMSISSSDFARLCGGEDVNIPYRDVFLYYRYLKSPADRPQKFTRPSQLTLLQNYTKRFFNQKVSNIKLKYQKFKNRVT, from the coding sequence ATGATTGATGGTATTTACACCCTAGCTAATGATGTAGTCTATGACCAACTAGTTGCATTGCTCAACAGTATAGAAGCTAATGCTGGTAGAGAAATTCCTGTTTGTATAATTCCGTACAACGACAGTCTAGACAAGGTAAGAGCAGAAATTGCATCTAGAGATAATGTCACCTTATTTGAAGACGCTACTTCCATAGCTCGCTGGGAGGAGTTCGGGTCTCGTATCTGGAACGCTCACCCAAGAGCATTAAAACTGTGGCAAGAATATGGCTTACCAGCGAATTATCGTATAGAAAGGCATCGCAAACTTTGCTGTCTGGATGGACCCTTTGACAAGTTTATCTTCTTTGACGGAGATACACTATTGATGAAATCGCTAGATGATGTTTATCAGAAGTTGGAAAAATATGATTGGGTCACGAATGACTTTCAATATAAATCGGATTTGAATTATATTTTTGACTGGACAGAAGACAAACTAGGGGAAATTTTTACTAAAAAAAACATCAGCAATAGTATTTTTTGCTCTGGTTGGTTTGCTTCTAAAAAGCATATTTTCGATGATGCTACATTAGCAAACTTACTAGAAAAATTAGAAGCAGGTGAAGCTGATGTATTGGCGTGGGCAGACTCTGACCAAACGGTTATCAACTATTTGGTTTTACGAAGCGGAATTTCTTATTATAACTACGCCTATAACGGTGAATCGACTGGTTGCCATTGGGCTTCACAATTTGATGTTGTAGATAATATCCTTTACGACCAAGGGGAACCCATAACCTATATTCACTATATGAGTATATCTTCATCAGACTTTGCTCGCCTTTGTGGGGGTGAAGATGTTAATATTCCTTATCGTGACGTTTTTCTCTATTATCGCTACTTAAAATCCCCAGCAGACCGCCCTCAAAAGTTTACACGTCCAAGCCAGCTAACGCTGCTACAAAATTATACTAAACGTTTTTTTAACCAAAAAGTTAGTAATATTAAGCTGAAGTATCAGAAATTCAAGAATAGAGTTACTTAG
- a CDS encoding Npun_R2821/Npun_R2822 family protein, which produces MVRGIYIVANDRVIENAIALLNSIRYYDQEVLVYLIPFNENYSQVADKLATLHNVQIFPDLELIEKFTKRIGEIFDRDFLALPNKMRKLVAWFGPLDEFIYIDTDIVVFEKIADNLDKLSEVDFFCCDYHYANDKLRNIFSPLIKEQKIFTDSQLEDVFNSGFWASRKGVITAQQMDQALSECATHREYFDFTEGVTDQPILNYLVLKLIAKRGNLVKIPGGGPGSWAGSRNFQQQGYNLYDRGQPLKYLHWAGTKIKAGSPYWQLWEHYRYLHQGKFAFIAKLTRRLFPFVVARS; this is translated from the coding sequence ATGGTTCGGGGAATTTATATTGTTGCCAATGATCGCGTCATCGAAAATGCTATTGCTTTGCTCAATAGTATTCGTTACTATGACCAAGAGGTTTTGGTTTATCTCATACCTTTTAACGAAAATTATAGTCAAGTAGCAGATAAACTGGCCACTTTACATAATGTGCAAATTTTTCCAGATTTAGAACTAATTGAGAAATTTACGAAACGCATAGGCGAAATTTTTGATCGAGATTTCCTCGCCTTACCCAACAAAATGCGTAAACTTGTGGCATGGTTTGGTCCTTTAGATGAATTTATTTATATTGACACTGATATTGTGGTTTTTGAAAAAATCGCCGACAACTTAGACAAACTTTCGGAAGTTGATTTTTTCTGTTGTGATTATCATTATGCCAATGACAAGCTAAGAAATATCTTTTCCCCACTGATAAAAGAGCAGAAAATTTTTACAGATTCCCAACTTGAAGATGTTTTTAACAGCGGCTTTTGGGCTTCAAGAAAGGGAGTTATTACTGCACAACAGATGGATCAAGCCTTGAGCGAATGTGCTACCCATCGTGAATATTTTGATTTTACTGAAGGAGTCACAGATCAACCTATTCTCAATTATCTCGTTCTCAAGTTAATTGCTAAACGTGGCAATCTCGTTAAAATTCCTGGGGGAGGCCCTGGTAGTTGGGCTGGTTCCCGCAATTTCCAACAGCAAGGGTACAATCTTTATGATCGAGGACAGCCACTAAAATATCTGCATTGGGCTGGGACAAAAATCAAAGCTGGTAGCCCCTATTGGCAATTATGGGAACACTATCGCTACCTCCATCAGGGTAAATTCGCCTTTATTGCAAAACTTACTCGCCGTTTATTTCCCTTTGTTGTAGCCCGCAGTTAA
- a CDS encoding Npun_R2821/Npun_R2822 family protein, whose product MNGICTLGNDYVFDQLVALLNSIDVFLGTEIPVCIYPFDQQTQRIAEEIAKRPNVFLYDNQESINRWDKFMLEASPASMNRKKYRIYGGHRRFCAFDGPFDKFVYLDADTLVMNSLSLEFQKLEEHDCVVYDFQFKYPDKVYNVKSAKLLQVFTEERLKKEIFCSGFYASKKGLFPQDKQEELLSYLRAGEREILYTTGDQPVLNYMFMRSGIPVHNLAHNLPSHQITGGTVTSSHFEEKDNILYDKGNRLTYLHYIGIPPNINQAVCAGENIEFPYRDLFLYYRYLHEPDKRPVFKNPPQSYDAPPPTPNLLTRALRKFKFIK is encoded by the coding sequence ATGAATGGTATTTGTACCCTAGGCAATGATTATGTTTTCGACCAACTGGTGGCTTTGCTCAACAGTATTGATGTTTTCTTAGGAACAGAAATTCCTGTTTGTATCTATCCTTTTGATCAACAGACACAGCGGATAGCTGAGGAAATAGCCAAGCGCCCGAATGTATTTCTTTACGATAATCAAGAATCAATCAACCGCTGGGATAAATTTATGCTAGAGGCTAGTCCTGCTAGCATGAACCGCAAAAAATATCGAATTTATGGTGGACATCGGCGATTTTGCGCCTTTGATGGACCCTTTGACAAGTTTGTTTATCTGGATGCAGACACTCTAGTGATGAATTCACTCTCATTAGAGTTTCAAAAATTAGAAGAACATGATTGTGTAGTTTACGATTTCCAGTTTAAATATCCAGATAAAGTCTATAACGTAAAATCAGCTAAATTACTCCAGGTTTTTACCGAAGAACGCCTCAAAAAAGAAATATTTTGTTCAGGATTTTATGCTTCAAAAAAAGGGCTGTTTCCTCAAGATAAACAAGAAGAATTATTATCTTATCTGAGAGCAGGTGAGAGGGAAATACTCTATACCACAGGTGATCAGCCAGTTCTTAACTATATGTTTATGAGGTCTGGTATCCCCGTTCATAACTTAGCCCATAACTTACCTAGCCATCAAATCACAGGCGGCACAGTCACTTCCAGCCATTTTGAAGAAAAAGACAATATTCTTTATGACAAGGGTAATCGCCTAACTTATCTCCATTATATTGGCATTCCTCCTAACATCAATCAAGCCGTGTGTGCTGGCGAAAACATTGAGTTTCCTTATCGGGATTTATTTCTCTACTATCGTTACCTGCATGAGCCAGATAAACGCCCAGTCTTCAAAAATCCTCCCCAGAGTTATGACGCTCCACCACCGACACCGAATTTACTCACAAGAGCTTTGCGAAAATTCAAGTTTATTAAATAA